Genomic segment of Kibdelosporangium phytohabitans:
GCCGGACTTCTTTCTCCTCAGCGCGACCGCGGACCACCGTGACATCCAAGTCGAGCTTGGTGACAACTTCCTCCAGCCACGCCACTCGACGTGCCATCGGCTCCAGCAGGACAACGTCCAGATCCGGGCGGGCGATCGCCAGGGGGATGCCGGGGAACCCGGCGCCGGACCCGACGTCGATGACGGTCGCGCCGTCCGGCACACACTCCGCGATCGCCACCGAGTTCAGCACGTGCCGATCCCACAGCCGGTCGACTTCACGTGGGCCGATCAATCCCCGTTCGACGCCGTGGACTGTCAGCAGTTCGACGAACCGTGTCGCTTGATCCGAACCGGCACCGAACGCCTGGGACACCACGTCGGTCATGAGCTCCATCCGATGTTCCACGTGAAACCACGTCGGCTTGATTGTCGCCGATCGGCAACCATCGCCCCACCGGACTCACCGCATCCGAATGGCAGTTTCACGTGAAACACGTGCCGAGTGGGGACCCGGCTCAGCTTCTCACATTCACCCCGCAAAAAAAGAACGCGGCCCGCCTGATCGACGGACCGCGTCCAAACTCACTCAATAGAGCTAGGGCTTCGGGAAAATCACCACGCGGCGGCGGGGATCCTCGCCTTCGCTCTCACTGTGCACACCATCGATCTCGGCTACCGCGTCATGCACGACCTTGCGCTCGAACGGCGTCATCGGCTGCAGGCGAACCTTCTCACCGGAGCTCAGCACCTTCTCCGCGCTCGCCTTGCCGAGATCGCGGAGCTCCTCGCGGCGCTCTGCCCGCCACCCGGCAATGTCCAGCATCAGCCGGCTGCGCACGCCGGTCTCCTGCTGGACGGCGAGCCGGGTCAGCTCCTGCAGCGCCTCGAGTGCGTTGCCACGCGGGCCGACCAGCTTCTCCAGATCGTCACCGCCGTCGATGCTGACGATGGCGCGACCGGCTTCGACGTCGAGGTCGATGTCGCCGTCGAAGTCCAGCAAGTCGAGCAGGCGCTCCAGGTAGTCCCCGGCGATGTCGCCCTCTTGGACGAGCAACTCCTCACCGGTGGGCCCGGACCGCGCGGGTTTCTCCTCGGCGGCGTCTTTGTCGACCTGCCCGCCCTCGGCCCCGAGGTCGGTGTCGGCTGCCGTCACGGTGTCTCCTCTCCAGGCTCGGCTTGCGTCACGGACGCTTCCGGCCTGACTTCTTGCTGCGGGATCGGTCCGAGATCAGACCGGGAATTTCGGTGCTGCCGTTGCCGGAGGTGTTCCCGGAGGCAGGCTTCTTCTGGTTCGGACGCACGGTGGGCTGCTTGGCGGGCCACTTCTTCTCCGGCTTGCCCGTGCTCGTGGTCTCGTCGCTCGTCTCGTCGGTCGAGGCCTCGTCCGCGGCGGCGGGCTTCGGCGGCGTGGGGCGCTTCTTCGGCTGGGTGGGCTTCTGGCCGACCTTCGGTCCGAGGTTGGTGCGCTTCTCCTGCGCCTGGACCTTCTGCTCTTCTTCCTCGCGGTCGATCTTCTTGTAGATCAGGTACTGCTGGCCCAGCGTCCAGATGTTGTTGCTCAGCCAGTAGATGAGCAGACCGATCGGGAAGAAGGCACCGAACACGAGCACACCGAGCGGGAACACCCAGAGGGTGATCTTGTTCATGATGCCGGTCTGCGCGGTGGCGGTCGCCGGGTTCTGCCGCGCCACGTTGTGCTTGGCCGTGAAGTGCGTGGCGATCGAGGCGATCACCATCAGCGGCGCCGACACGATGATGACCGACTGGAGGTTGCCACCCAGGTCGGTCATCTCCTTGCTCGCCTGCGCGATGTAGTTCGACAGGCGAGCGCCGAACAGGTTCGCGTGCAGGTACGAGGAGACCTCGTCGGCACCGAAGAAGTAGTTGCCCTGGGCGTTCGGCACGAACCCGCGCAGCACGTTGTTCAGACCGAAGAAGACCGGGATCTGCAGCAGCATCGGCAGGCAGCTGCCCAGCGGGTTGACGCCGTGCTGCGACTGCAGCTTCTGCATCTCCTGCGCCAGCTTCTGCCGGTCGTTCTTGTACTTCGCCTGCAGCTTCTTGATCTCAGGCGCGAACTCCTGCATCTTGCGCATGGAGCGGACCTGCTTGACGAACGGCTTGATCAGGATCGCGCGGACGGTGAACGTCAGGAAGACGATGCCGAGCAACCAGGCGACACCGCTGGTCGGGCCGAAGACGGCCCCGAAGACCTTGTGCCAACACCAGAGGATGAAGGACACCGGGTAGTTGATGAAATCGAGCACGGAGCTACTCCTCGGCGGAACTGTGGTGAGCCGGGGTCCCGGACGCCTTGCGCCGGGGGCGACGGGGTGGCACGGGGTCGATTCCCCCCGAGCTCCAAGGGTTGCAGCGCAGTAACCGCCATACGGCGAGCCACAATCCCTTGATGGCGCCGTGGGTCTTCAGTGCCTCCACGGCATACGTGCTGCAGCTGGGGTAGTAACGGCACGTGGGTGGCAGCAGCGGCGAGATCACCTTGCGGTACACGTGGATCGGCAGCAGCAGAACCCATGCGACGGGTCCGGTCCGGCGCGGTGCGCCATCCGTGCTCTCGTCAGGGGAGTCAGTCACTGTTCCACCGCCAGCTTCAGCCGCCGGACAGCCGCGTCGAAGTCATGGGCGAGTTCCGCGCTCGACGCAGAGGCTGCCGGCGCGAGCGCCCGGACAACCAACGTGCTGCCGGGAGCGAGAGTTCCGAGCCGGTCGGCCACGAGATGACGCAGCCTGCGGGTGACCCGGTGGCGGACCACCGAGTTGCCCACCGCTTTGCTCACAACGAAGCCAACCCGGACGGGGTTTCCCGTCCGGGTCAGCGTGGTCTCAGTTGTCGGCTCCACGGCCCGCACCGCGTGTACGACGAGCCGGGGTCGCCCGGCGCGCCGACCGCGCCGGGTCACTTGAGCGAAGTCGCCGCTACGCGTGAGCCGGGCGGTTGCGGGCAGCACGATGCCGTGCCGCCTGTCAGGCCGACAGTTCGGCGCGGCCCTTGCGGCGACGAGCCGACAGGATGGCCCGGCCCGCGCGGGTCCGCATGCGCAGCCTGAACCCGTGGGTCCTGGCGCGGCGACGGTTGTTCGGCTGGAAGGTGCGCTTGCCCTTGCTCACGGCTTGGTTCTCCCGGTCTGTTCTTGAGGTCGCGTGTCCCCAGCTGGAGGTTGGCCCTCGATGGACCCGGCGCGACGTTTGTGTGGCCCGCGGCGGAATGGGCACGCAGAACACACCCGACGCTAGCGGGAGACCTTTCGAGGGTACGCACCCTGCGGTCGGCGGCCAAATCCGGGTCCGCCTAACTACGCCTCGCCGCGACACGCCGCCGCTCGCCGAGCTTGG
This window contains:
- the rsmG gene encoding 16S rRNA (guanine(527)-N(7))-methyltransferase RsmG → MELMTDVVSQAFGAGSDQATRFVELLTVHGVERGLIGPREVDRLWDRHVLNSVAIAECVPDGATVIDVGSGAGFPGIPLAIARPDLDVVLLEPMARRVAWLEEVVTKLDLDVTVVRGRAEEKEVRRTLANRDVVTARAVAPMGKLAGWCLPLLRGGGRMVALKGSSAAEEIERDRTEIARAGGVDPEVRTCGGEFLDEPTTVVVVRRAEPAAGRNRKRR
- a CDS encoding protein jag: MTAADTDLGAEGGQVDKDAAEEKPARSGPTGEELLVQEGDIAGDYLERLLDLLDFDGDIDLDVEAGRAIVSIDGGDDLEKLVGPRGNALEALQELTRLAVQQETGVRSRLMLDIAGWRAERREELRDLGKASAEKVLSSGEKVRLQPMTPFERKVVHDAVAEIDGVHSESEGEDPRRRVVIFPKP
- the yidC gene encoding membrane protein insertase YidC; the protein is MLDFINYPVSFILWCWHKVFGAVFGPTSGVAWLLGIVFLTFTVRAILIKPFVKQVRSMRKMQEFAPEIKKLQAKYKNDRQKLAQEMQKLQSQHGVNPLGSCLPMLLQIPVFFGLNNVLRGFVPNAQGNYFFGADEVSSYLHANLFGARLSNYIAQASKEMTDLGGNLQSVIIVSAPLMVIASIATHFTAKHNVARQNPATATAQTGIMNKITLWVFPLGVLVFGAFFPIGLLIYWLSNNIWTLGQQYLIYKKIDREEEEQKVQAQEKRTNLGPKVGQKPTQPKKRPTPPKPAAADEASTDETSDETTSTGKPEKKWPAKQPTVRPNQKKPASGNTSGNGSTEIPGLISDRSRSKKSGRKRP
- the yidD gene encoding membrane protein insertion efficiency factor YidD, which codes for MTDSPDESTDGAPRRTGPVAWVLLLPIHVYRKVISPLLPPTCRYYPSCSTYAVEALKTHGAIKGLWLAVWRLLRCNPWSSGGIDPVPPRRPRRKASGTPAHHSSAEE
- the rnpA gene encoding ribonuclease P protein component; this translates as MLPATARLTRSGDFAQVTRRGRRAGRPRLVVHAVRAVEPTTETTLTRTGNPVRVGFVVSKAVGNSVVRHRVTRRLRHLVADRLGTLAPGSTLVVRALAPAASASSAELAHDFDAAVRRLKLAVEQ
- the rpmH gene encoding 50S ribosomal protein L34; translation: MSKGKRTFQPNNRRRARTHGFRLRMRTRAGRAILSARRRKGRAELSA